The sequence CCATAAAATCTATACCCTATGATATAAATACATAAAGCAGCAATAACAAGATAAATCGCTGAAATACTTTCGCCATTTTGGAGTGCTAATATGCCAAAACAAACAGCACCGACAATGGCAACAAAAAACCATAATATTTTGTTAGTAATATTCATTTAATTCCTTTGCTTTAGTGAATTTATTTAGTGTATCGTAGAATTATATTTTATTGCTATATAGGATAAATAAAAAATTAATATATTACAAAATGTAACATATTTCTTAGTCAATTAAAAATTAATTTTATTGACTAAGAATTTGAAATTATTTAGATTTAAAACTTAGTGTCGCTGTCAATTGTAAAGTATCGCCATATCTGTCTAGATTGTATGGTAGTTTGATGTTTGCAGCTATTATTTGTAAACCATCTTTTGGTTTTGTGAGTGTGATTGTTGCTATACCTTTTTCATTTGTTACTATGTTGTCGATATCATCATTTTGATCTTCAAATTCAACTCCTTTTACGGGTCTTCCATCTAGTAAAACTTGGAGTTTTAATTTATCTCCTTCATGTAGTGTTAAAGGATTTTGTAAAGGAACTATTTCAAATTTTAATCCTAATGGTTTTTTTGAACCTTCATCCCAAGAAAAAATACTTTTTCCCATTTTGAAAATTTTTCTTGTTTGAGTGACTTCATTTGCACCAGTAATATCTGTAATATCAGATCTTTTTTGTGCATAATATTTTCCATCTTTTGTAAATGTGTAATATCCAAAATCATAATTAACACTTGCAACAGCAGGTTTTCCCTCAATAAATATTTTGTTATTTTCGTAGTCATAGCCAGCTTTTAAATTTTTTCCTTGAGAATCTTTTGCACTTATACCAAAAACCCTATCAGGTTGATATTGTCCCCAGTGATCATCAGCCCAAAAACCTACTTCATATCCATTGCTAGTTTGCATAGGAAAGAATTGATGAGCTAAAGCAGAACTTGCTATAAAAAAACTCAAAAACACCATTTTTGAAAATTTCATTTTTTCTCCTTTAAAATAATTTTGATAATCATTATATATATTTTTATTTATATAAAACTTAAGAATGTATTTTAATTTTTCCTTTATAAAAAAGAAAAATATTTTAATTTTTCTTATGTTAAAATCATAAATTTATTTTTAAATATTTAGGAAAAGTTATGAATGATACTATTAATATAATTGGTGCTAAAGAGAATAATCTTAAAAATATCAACCTAGAAATTCCTAAAAATAAACTTATAGTTTTTACAGGACTTAGTGGAAGTGGTAAATCCACTTTAGCTTTTGGTACACTTTATGCAGAAGGACAACGCCGCTATATTGAGAGTTTAAGTGCTTATGCAAGGCAGTTTTTAGATAAAGTGGGTAAGCCAAATGTTGATAAAATAGAAGGTTTAACTCCTGCTATTGCTATTGATCAAAAAACAACTTCTAAAAATCCTCGATCAACTGTTGGGACTATTACTGAAATTTATGATTATTTAAGACTTTTATATGCAAGGATTGGCTCACAACATTGTCATCAATGTGGCCAAAAAATCTCATCTATGAGTGCAGCAGATATCGTAGGTGAAATCTTAAAGCTTCCAAAAGGGGCAAAAATCATCATTTATGCTCCTTTGATCAAAGAAAAAAAAGGAACTTTTGCAGATCTTTTGGAAAATTTAGTCGCAAAAGGCTATGTTAGAGCACAAATTGATGGGGTTTTAACGCGTCTTGATGAGGATATTGAGCTTGCTAAAACTAAAAAACATACAATAAAGCTTGTGATAGATAGACTCCAAGTGCAAGATGATATGTTGGCAAGACTTGCAAGCGATATAGAAAAAGGTCTTAGTGAGAGCTTTGGTGAAGTGGAAATTGAAGTTTTAAATAATGAAGAATTAAACATAGCAAAACATTTTCATTATAGTGAGCATAATGCTTGTTTTGATTGTAAAATTTCTTTTCCTTTGCTTGAGCCTTTGAGTTTTTCTTTTAATTCTCCAAAAGGTGCTTGTCCAAGTTGTGATGGTCTTGGTATAAGATATACGCTAGATATGAAAAAGCTTATCAATGAAGAATTAAGCCTAGAAGCAGGAGCTGTAAAGCTATTATATGGGTTTAATAAAAGTTATTACTATAAGTTTTTAATGGCCTTTTGCGAGCAAAATGATATAAGGGTAAAAATTCCATATAATGAGCTAAGCGAAGAAGAAAAGCGTCTAGTACTTTATGGTAATGCCAAGGAAATTAACTTTTTATGGAAAAGACATCGCTTAAATCGCAAATTTGAAGGTGCAGTTAAATATGCTTATGAAATGCTAAAAGATGAAAAAGATTTAAGCGAGTATATGAGCGAAAAAACTTGTAAAGATTGCAATGGTCATCGTTTAAGAGCTGAGAGTTTAGCTGTAAAAGTTGCTGAAAAAAATTTGGGTGAAATTTTAGATATGAGCATAGAAAATACTACTGCATTTTTTTCAAAAGAAGCTAATTTTGCATATTTGAGTGAGCAAGAAAGATTGATAGCTAAGCCTATTTTTAAAGAAATTAATGAAAGATTGTTTTTTCTTTATGATGTAGGACTTGGGTATTTATCCTTAGGGCGTGATGCAAGAACAATTAGTGGAGGTGAAGCTCAAAGAATTCGTATAGCATCTCAAATTGGTAGTGGTTTAAGTGGGGTGATGTATGTTTTAGATGAGCCTAGCATTGGTTTGCATGAGCGAGATACAGCAAAACTCATTAAAACTTTAAGAAATCTTCAGCAAAAGGGTAATACTTTAATCGTGGTTGAGCATGATAAAATGACAATAGAAGAAGCAGATTTTATCGTAGATATTGGTCCAAATGCTGGTAAATTTGGTGGTGAAGTTGTATTTAGTGGAACTTATAAAGAATTATTAAAAAGTAAAAGCCAAACTGCCCTTTATATGAGTGGTAAAAAGCAAATTGCCCATCAAAAACACAGAGAACAAAAAGATTTTATTAGTTTAAAAGATGTGAGTATTAATAATATTCAAAATTTAAGTGTAGATTTTCCATTGCATAATTTAGTAGCAATTACAGGTGTTTCAGGAAGTGGTAAAAGCTCGCTAATCTTGCAAACTTTGCTCCCATTTGCAAAAGAAGAGCTTAACCGTGCTAAAAAAGTTAAAAAACTAAGTGGGGCTAAGATAGAAGGTTTGGAAAAACTTGATAAGGTAATTTATCTTGATCAAAGTCCTATAGGAAGGACTCCTCGTTCAAATCCCGCTACTTATACAGGTGCTATGGATGAAATTCGTAATCTTTTTGCAGCTACCAAAGAAGCTAAAATGCGAGGTTATAAAGCAGGGCGTTTTTCTTTTAATGTTAAAGGTGGAAGATGTGAAAAGTGTAGTGGCGATGGTGAGATTAAAATCGAAATGCACTTTTTGCCTGATGTGATGGTAACTTGTGATGTTTGCAATGGTAAAAGATATAATGATGCAACTTTAGAGATCAAATATAAAGGTAAAAGCATAGCTGATGTTTTAAATATGAGTATTATTGAAGCAAGTGAGTTTTTTACTTCTGTGCCAAAGATAAAACAAAAGCTTGATACTTTGGTAAAAGTTGGGCTTGATTATCTTACCTTAGGACAAAATGCAACTACTTTAAGTGGTGGGGAGGCTCAGCGTATTAAGTTAGCTAAAGAATTAAGCAGAAGCGATACAGGAAAAACTCTTTATATTTTAGATGAACCTACAACAGGACTTCATTTTGAAGATGTTAATAAACTTATTGTAGTTTTGCAACATTTAGTTGATCTTGGAAATAGTGTGTTTGTGATAGAGCATAATTTAGATGTGATTAAAAATGCTGATTATATCATTGATATGGGACCTGAAGGTGGAGTTAAAGGTGGTAAGGTTATAGCTAAAGGTAGCGTTGAAGAGCTTGCTAAAAATCATAAAAAAAGTGGTTCTTATACAGGGTATTATCTAAATTTAGAGCTAAAAAGCATAAAAAAATAAATTGGTTGAAGTTATTCTTCAACCATAAATTTCACCTTTTTTATACTCATAAATACTTTGCATATCTTTATCTCCTCTTCCTGAAAGATTTACAACTATCACACTTTTTTTCTTTAAAGTCGGACAAAGTTTTTCTAAATAAGCTAATGCATGTGAGCTTTCAATAGCGGGTATAATACCTTCTTCTTTACATAATAATTTTAAAGCATTAATGCACTCATCATCACTAATAGCATGATAACTTGCTCTTTTACTTTCTTGCAAATATGCGTGCAAAGGCCCTATGCCAGGGTAATCAAGCCCAGCAGAAATACTAAAAGTATGAGCAATGTTGCCTTTATCATCTTGTAAAACTTTAGTTTTCATACCATGGATAATACCTTCTTCGCCTTTAGTAAGTGTGGCTGCATGATAAGGTGTATCTTTTCCTAAACCTGCTGCTTCAACACCTATAAGCTTAACTTTTTCATCTTTTAAAAATGCATGAAAAATTCCAGCAGCATTGCTACCACCTCCAGCTGCTGCTATGATGTAATCTACTTTTTTATTTAATTTTCTAAGTTGCATTTTGCATTCTTTACCTATAATACTTTGAAAATGCGTAACAATTTGTGGATAAGGATAAGGCCCCACTGCACTTCCTACTACATAAAATACTTCTTTGGTATTTTTAATCCAAAAATTTAAAGCCTCATCTACCGCATCACTTAAAGTTTTACCTCCACTTTCTACTGCGTGAACTTTTGCTCCTAAAATCTCCATTTTATAGACATTTAAGGCTTGCCTTTTTACATCAATAGCCCCCATAAATATCTCACATTCAAGTCCCAAAAGTGCTGCTGCAGTAGCTGTTGCAAGCCCATGTTGTCCTGCTCCGGTTTCTGCAATAATTTTTTTCTTATTCATTTTCTTTGCCATTAAGGCTTGAGCTATGGCATTGTTGATCTTATGAGCTCCTGTGTGAGTTAAGTCTTCTCTTTTTAAATAAATTTCATGATTATAAAGCTTGCTTAAATTTTTAGCATGGTATAAAGGCGTAGGTCTTCCCACATAATTAGCTAAGAGTTCTTTTAATTCTGTGTTAAAATCTTTATCTTTTTTGAGTTTTAAAAAAGCTTTTTCTACTTCATCTAATGCTATTTTTACTTCATTTGGCACAAATTGCCCACCAAATTTTCCATAATATTTTTTCATAGTATTTCCTTAAAATGATTAATAATTTAAAATCAAAAAATGATCAACTAAAACTAAAAATGTAAAATAAAAATGATTGAAAATGTAGTAGCAGGCTTAACGCCAAGAAAAAGAAGCTTTGTTAAATGAGTATTCTAAATTTAGTTTAGAAAATTTTTTCCTTTCCATAATTTTTCCTTTTAAAAAATTGCCAAATGACTTTACATTCTAAGATAATTATTATTAAAAATTCTTTAAAATGATAGTTTATAAAATAAATACTAAGAAAATTTATAATGTTTGATTTTTTATATAATGATATAAGTTATATAGGGCTTTTTGTAGTATGTTTTCTCTCTAGCACGCTTTTGCCTATGGCTAGCGAGGCTTTTGTGCTTGCTTTTGTGAAATTAGATTTTAATGCTTATATGGTTTTATTTATAGCAAGCTTGGGGAATACTTTGGGTAGTTTAAGTACCTATGCGTTAGCTTATTTTGGAGAGAGTCAAATTTTGGAAAAATATTTTAAAAACTCTTTATGTAAATTAGAAAAAATCAATGCAAACTTTAAAAAATTTGGCTCTTTATATGCTTTTTTTACTTTTTTACCCATAGTGGGAGATCTTTTTGCACTAGGCCTTGGATTTGCTAAGTATTCTTTTTTAAAAGCAAGTATTTTTATAGCCTTGGGTAAATTAAGTCGTTATGCTTTTGTAATTTTCATAGCAAATTCCATTTAAAAGTCTTGATTTTAAAAGATTTAAAAGTCTAACATTATCAACATCTTTTAAAACTTTTATGGTGTTTTTTAATTCATGATTTTTCATAGGCATTTTAGAATCTTTAAAACACCTTATCGTGCTTCCTCTAGCAAAAGTACTATCACAAATGACATCTACTAAATACTCATCAAAATTTGCTAAATTTGGATCAAGCATATAAGCAATAGTTAATGCATCGTGTATCCATGTGCCATTTGTGCCTCTTGTTTTGCTTGCATAATCAATCCAAACTCTTAAAGTTTGCACTAAAAAATCACAAAGTGGATTTTGATTTTCTAAAGTATTTAAATCTTCATGCGTGAGCATAGTTTGCATTGTTATATTATAAGGAACAAGTGTGATTTTAGCTCTTGAGTTTAAAACTATACTAGCAGCTTCAGGATCAAAGCCAAAATTTGTATCTTTGATATGATAAGGCATATCAAAACTCCCACCCATGATAAAAATTTCTTTTACATTTTTATCAAAGTCTTTGAAAAGCTTCATAGCTATGGCTATATTTGTTAAAGGCCCTATAGCACAAATTGAAATTTCACCTGGGTTTTGCATAATAAGCTTACCCATTTTCATACAAGCATTTGGGTTTATGTTTTCTAAGATTTTTATAGGTTTTATATGATCCCAAAGATGAGTAAGCTTAAACTCTTCTACGCCTTTATCTAGTCTTTGTCTCCAAAAATGACTATTTTCACATAAAGCTTCATGAGCACCTAAATACAAAGGTATATCTAGATTAAGCTTATTTAATAAATCTTTAGCAACACTATAAGCGGTTAAAGCTTGCACATTACCACTTAAAGTGCTAATCATTTCAAGTTTGATTTCTTTGGAGGCTAAAATAAGTCCAAGGGCTAAACCATCATCAGTATTAGCCCCTGCTATTCCATTGCCTATATCAGTATCTAAAATAAGGCGTATCATATCGCATCTTCTATTAAATTTAAATCCCTACCTCTAGTTTCTGGTGCAAAGAAAGTTGTGATAAAACCAATTCCTGCAGTGATAACAAAATACAAGGCTATTGGCCACCAAGTGCCATAATAAGCAAGCAAAGCTGAAGCTATCATAGGAGCGGTTCCTCCTGAAAGTATAGAGCCAAATTCTTTTGCTAGTGCCATTTTGGTATAGCGATTTTTTGCTCCAAAAAGCTCCACACCCCACGCAGCTTGTACGCCAAAAATTCCTAAAGATGCTAAAGACATACCTACAATGATAGTTAAAATTACAATAATTTCATTTTTACTATCAAGTAGCATAAAAGCAGGGAAAGCATAAAGCATTAAAAGCAAGCAAAAGGTTCTATAAGTAATACGCCTTCCAAATTTATCGCTTAAATATCCTGCTAAAGGTATAACCAAAAATCCCACCAAAGAAGCGATAACAACAGCAGTTGTGGCTACTGATTTATCAAGAAGTAAAATTTTAGTTACATAACCTACTATAAAGCCTTGTGCAAGATAAGATGGTCCATTTTCTCCTATTCTTATGCCCACCATAGTCCAAAATGCACGACTTTTCTGCCAAAAAGTTCTTTCATCTTTTTTCATATGTGCTTCATTTTCATGACGAATTTTTAGCATTAATTCTTTTTGTTTTTCAAAAACAGGAGTTTCTTTTACATTTAAACGCATATAAACAGCAAAAAGTGCTATAAAAATACTTCCTATAAAAGGAATTCTCCATCCCCATTCTTTAAAACTAGCATCATCCATACTTGTAACTAAAAGCCACACGAAAGCTGCAAGCAAGGTTCCGCTGTTTGATCCAAGTGCTATAACAGAAGAGATTAAACCTCTATGTTTGCTAGGAGCATATTCTCCAAGCATGACAGTCCCACCTGAAAGCTCAGCACCTGCTCCAAAGCCTTGCATAAAACGCAAAATAACCAAACATATAGGAGCCCAAATTCCAATTACTGCATAACTTGGTATAAAACCAATTAAAGTAGTTGAAATACCCATTAATGCAATGGTGCTCATTAATACATTTTTTCTTCCGTATTTATCTCCTAAATATCCAAAAAATAAAGCTCCAATAGGTCTAGCAATAAAACCTATACCATAAGTAACAAAACTAAGCAATAATGCTATAACAGGAGTTTGTTCAGGAAAGAAAACTTCTGAAAAAACAGTAGCTGCAGCTAAGCCATAAAGTGCAAAATCTGCATATTCCATGGCAGTTCCTAGCCAACATGAAAATACAGCCTTTTTAAATGCCTTTTTTCCTTGTGGAGTTTGAAAATTTTCATCCGCGATTGATTTTGTTTGCAAGATTAAACCTTTGTTTTAAATTTAAAATATAATTGTAACTAAAATGCTTAAAATGGAAATTTAATACTTTTTACCGACTTTTAAATAATTTTGGGCGATAATTATTATTATTTTTTAATATAGGAAAAAAATGAAAACTTTAACAATAATTGATACTTTTGGCTTTTTCTTTAGACTTTTTTATGCTTTAAAGGGGTTGAAAAATTCAAAAGGTGAGCCTAGTAATATGATTAGTGGTTTTGCTAATTTTATTTATAGTTTGAAAAATGAACATCCTAGTGATATGATTATTTTTGCTCTTGATAGTAAAGGAAAAACTTTTAGAAGTGAAATTGATCCAAATTATAAAATCAACCGCACTCCACCTCCGCCTGATTTATTAGCTCAAATTCCAATTTGCATTCAAATGATAGAAAAAATGGGTTTTTCAAGTTTTTCTTGCGAAGGATATGAGGCTGATGATATCATCGCATCTTTAGTTAAAGAGTGTGAAAGTAAGGATATTTTTATAAGAATTATCACTCAAGATAAAGATTTATATCAACTTATAAAAGATGATAAAGTTAGTATTTATAGCCCTATTTCAAAAAATGATTATAATGAAGCAGGGTGTTTGGAAAAATATGGGGTAAAACCTAGCCAAATAAGAGATTTTTTAGCTCTATGTGGAGATAGTTCAGATAATATCCCAGGGGTAAAAGGAATTGGTGCTAAGGGTGCTAAGAATTTACTTGATGAGTTTGAAAGTATTGAGGGAATTTATGAAAACTTAACACTAGTGCGTAATGAGAGAAGTCGTAATTTGTTGCTTGAAGGCAAAGAAAATGCCTTTTTAAGCAAAAAACTTGCTTCTTTGTATGAAAATTTAGATGTAAAAGATATGCTTTTAAATTGTGAGTATCCAAAAGATGAGCCTTTGTTTAAGATTATGGATATTTTAGAGCATTATGAATTAAATGCTTTGTTAAAAAAACTACGCACTAATCCTACTAATAAAGATAAAAATTTAGGATTTAATGCAAGATTAATTTTAGATGAGAAAGAATTATTTGAAATTTTAGAAAAAATTGATGATCAAAGCATTGTTGCTTTTGACACCGAAACTACGGGCTTGGATACTAAAGAAGCTAAGATAGTAGGGTTTAGTTTTTGTTTTCATGAAAGTGAAGCCTTTTATGTGCCACTTGCACATGATTATTTAGGAGTTTGTAAGCAAATTTCTATGCAAGTAGCTAAAAAGGGTATAGAAAAAATATATCAAAGCACGGTTATAGGCCATAATCTTAAATATGACTTTGAAATCATAAAAAATAATTTTAATTTACTTCCTCCAAAAAACTATGCTGATACTATGATACTTGCATGGCTTAAAGAGCCAAGTTTGCGTGTAAATATGGATGATTTGGCAAAAAGATTGTTTGCTTATGAGACTTTACATTTTGAAGACTTGGTAAAAAAAGGAGAAAACTTTGCAGGAGTGGATGTAGAAAAAGCTTGTAAATATGCTGCTGAAGATGCTTATATTACTTTAAGATTTTATTTGTATTTTTTAAAAAATTTAGAAAAGCCTTTATTTGAACTTGCACAAAAAAGTGAGTTTGAATTTATCAAAGTGCTTATTATGATGGAAAATAATGGCATTAAACTTGACACTCGAAAGCTTGAAAACTTAATGCAAAGTTTTAATCAAGATATTAAAATACTAAGTGAAAAAATATATGATTTAGCGGGTGAAAAATTTAATATTAACTCTCCTAAACAAGTAGGGGATATTTTATTTGAAAAATTAAAATTACCAAGTGGTAAAAAAGGTAAGACAGGTTATTCTACTGATGAAAAGGTTTTAAATACTATTTTAGATAACCATCTGATTGTGAAAGAAATTTTAACTTACAGAGAGCTTGCAAAATTAGTTTCTACTTATTGTGAACCTTTGTTAAAATTAGCTAAAAAAGATGAAAATTCAAGAATTTATTCAAGTTTTTTGCAAACAGGAACAGCTACTGGACGCCTTTCATCAAAAGATCCAAATTTGCAAAATATCCCTGCACATGGTCAATATGCTAAAGATTATAAATCTTGCTTTATTGCAAAAGAAGGATTTAGTTTTATCTCACTTGATTATTCACAAATTGAGCTTAGAATGCTAGCACATTTTAGTGAAGATGAGAAATTATTAGAAGCGTTTTCAAACGATGAGGATATTCATGCAAAAACTGCTATTATGATTTTTG comes from Campylobacter lari and encodes:
- a CDS encoding DUF4198 domain-containing protein, producing MKFSKMVFLSFFIASSALAHQFFPMQTSNGYEVGFWADDHWGQYQPDRVFGISAKDSQGKNLKAGYDYENNKIFIEGKPAVASVNYDFGYYTFTKDGKYYAQKRSDITDITGANEVTQTRKIFKMGKSIFSWDEGSKKPLGLKFEIVPLQNPLTLHEGDKLKLQVLLDGRPVKGVEFEDQNDDIDNIVTNEKGIATITLTKPKDGLQIIAANIKLPYNLDRYGDTLQLTATLSFKSK
- the uvrA gene encoding excinuclease ABC subunit UvrA, encoding MNDTINIIGAKENNLKNINLEIPKNKLIVFTGLSGSGKSTLAFGTLYAEGQRRYIESLSAYARQFLDKVGKPNVDKIEGLTPAIAIDQKTTSKNPRSTVGTITEIYDYLRLLYARIGSQHCHQCGQKISSMSAADIVGEILKLPKGAKIIIYAPLIKEKKGTFADLLENLVAKGYVRAQIDGVLTRLDEDIELAKTKKHTIKLVIDRLQVQDDMLARLASDIEKGLSESFGEVEIEVLNNEELNIAKHFHYSEHNACFDCKISFPLLEPLSFSFNSPKGACPSCDGLGIRYTLDMKKLINEELSLEAGAVKLLYGFNKSYYYKFLMAFCEQNDIRVKIPYNELSEEEKRLVLYGNAKEINFLWKRHRLNRKFEGAVKYAYEMLKDEKDLSEYMSEKTCKDCNGHRLRAESLAVKVAEKNLGEILDMSIENTTAFFSKEANFAYLSEQERLIAKPIFKEINERLFFLYDVGLGYLSLGRDARTISGGEAQRIRIASQIGSGLSGVMYVLDEPSIGLHERDTAKLIKTLRNLQQKGNTLIVVEHDKMTIEEADFIVDIGPNAGKFGGEVVFSGTYKELLKSKSQTALYMSGKKQIAHQKHREQKDFISLKDVSINNIQNLSVDFPLHNLVAITGVSGSGKSSLILQTLLPFAKEELNRAKKVKKLSGAKIEGLEKLDKVIYLDQSPIGRTPRSNPATYTGAMDEIRNLFAATKEAKMRGYKAGRFSFNVKGGRCEKCSGDGEIKIEMHFLPDVMVTCDVCNGKRYNDATLEIKYKGKSIADVLNMSIIEASEFFTSVPKIKQKLDTLVKVGLDYLTLGQNATTLSGGEAQRIKLAKELSRSDTGKTLYILDEPTTGLHFEDVNKLIVVLQHLVDLGNSVFVIEHNLDVIKNADYIIDMGPEGGVKGGKVIAKGSVEELAKNHKKSGSYTGYYLNLELKSIKK
- the trpB gene encoding tryptophan synthase subunit beta is translated as MKKYYGKFGGQFVPNEVKIALDEVEKAFLKLKKDKDFNTELKELLANYVGRPTPLYHAKNLSKLYNHEIYLKREDLTHTGAHKINNAIAQALMAKKMNKKKIIAETGAGQHGLATATAAALLGLECEIFMGAIDVKRQALNVYKMEILGAKVHAVESGGKTLSDAVDEALNFWIKNTKEVFYVVGSAVGPYPYPQIVTHFQSIIGKECKMQLRKLNKKVDYIIAAAGGGSNAAGIFHAFLKDEKVKLIGVEAAGLGKDTPYHAATLTKGEEGIIHGMKTKVLQDDKGNIAHTFSISAGLDYPGIGPLHAYLQESKRASYHAISDDECINALKLLCKEEGIIPAIESSHALAYLEKLCPTLKKKSVIVVNLSGRGDKDMQSIYEYKKGEIYG
- a CDS encoding YqaA family protein, translated to MFDFLYNDISYIGLFVVCFLSSTLLPMASEAFVLAFVKLDFNAYMVLFIASLGNTLGSLSTYALAYFGESQILEKYFKNSLCKLEKINANFKKFGSLYAFFTFLPIVGDLFALGLGFAKYSFLKASIFIALGKLSRYAFVIFIANSI
- a CDS encoding nucleoside hydrolase — translated: MRLILDTDIGNGIAGANTDDGLALGLILASKEIKLEMISTLSGNVQALTAYSVAKDLLNKLNLDIPLYLGAHEALCENSHFWRQRLDKGVEEFKLTHLWDHIKPIKILENINPNACMKMGKLIMQNPGEISICAIGPLTNIAIAMKLFKDFDKNVKEIFIMGGSFDMPYHIKDTNFGFDPEAASIVLNSRAKITLVPYNITMQTMLTHEDLNTLENQNPLCDFLVQTLRVWIDYASKTRGTNGTWIHDALTIAYMLDPNLANFDEYLVDVICDSTFARGSTIRCFKDSKMPMKNHELKNTIKVLKDVDNVRLLNLLKSRLLNGICYENYKSITT
- a CDS encoding MFS transporter translates to MQTKSIADENFQTPQGKKAFKKAVFSCWLGTAMEYADFALYGLAAATVFSEVFFPEQTPVIALLLSFVTYGIGFIARPIGALFFGYLGDKYGRKNVLMSTIALMGISTTLIGFIPSYAVIGIWAPICLVILRFMQGFGAGAELSGGTVMLGEYAPSKHRGLISSVIALGSNSGTLLAAFVWLLVTSMDDASFKEWGWRIPFIGSIFIALFAVYMRLNVKETPVFEKQKELMLKIRHENEAHMKKDERTFWQKSRAFWTMVGIRIGENGPSYLAQGFIVGYVTKILLLDKSVATTAVVIASLVGFLVIPLAGYLSDKFGRRITYRTFCLLLMLYAFPAFMLLDSKNEIIVILTIIVGMSLASLGIFGVQAAWGVELFGAKNRYTKMALAKEFGSILSGGTAPMIASALLAYYGTWWPIALYFVITAGIGFITTFFAPETRGRDLNLIEDAI
- the polA gene encoding DNA polymerase I — its product is MKTLTIIDTFGFFFRLFYALKGLKNSKGEPSNMISGFANFIYSLKNEHPSDMIIFALDSKGKTFRSEIDPNYKINRTPPPPDLLAQIPICIQMIEKMGFSSFSCEGYEADDIIASLVKECESKDIFIRIITQDKDLYQLIKDDKVSIYSPISKNDYNEAGCLEKYGVKPSQIRDFLALCGDSSDNIPGVKGIGAKGAKNLLDEFESIEGIYENLTLVRNERSRNLLLEGKENAFLSKKLASLYENLDVKDMLLNCEYPKDEPLFKIMDILEHYELNALLKKLRTNPTNKDKNLGFNARLILDEKELFEILEKIDDQSIVAFDTETTGLDTKEAKIVGFSFCFHESEAFYVPLAHDYLGVCKQISMQVAKKGIEKIYQSTVIGHNLKYDFEIIKNNFNLLPPKNYADTMILAWLKEPSLRVNMDDLAKRLFAYETLHFEDLVKKGENFAGVDVEKACKYAAEDAYITLRFYLYFLKNLEKPLFELAQKSEFEFIKVLIMMENNGIKLDTRKLENLMQSFNQDIKILSEKIYDLAGEKFNINSPKQVGDILFEKLKLPSGKKGKTGYSTDEKVLNTILDNHLIVKEILTYRELAKLVSTYCEPLLKLAKKDENSRIYSSFLQTGTATGRLSSKDPNLQNIPAHGQYAKDYKSCFIAKEGFSFISLDYSQIELRMLAHFSEDEKLLEAFSNDEDIHAKTAIMIFGHSDYETRSIAKSINFGLIYGMGYKTLSQNLKIEAKLAKEYIEKYFENFTSIKTYFEKVKNEAKQNGFISTLLGRKRYFDFENAKPMQIAMHERESINSILQGSAADIIKLAMIEISRNLDENKRLILQIHDELIFEVKDELCEDFAKKASDIMENIVKLKVKLKTSSSIAKNWGILK